A single window of Fusobacterium sp. DD2 DNA harbors:
- a CDS encoding amidohydrolase, whose amino-acid sequence MIIIKGGRYLDVKNSKFLLGDIAIEKGKIKEIGENIKGENGDLVIDASGKIVTPGLVEAHCHLGLLGDSVGKENDDLNERSGAICPELRAIDAIDPMDKVFEEAYQGGVTSVATGPGSGNILGGQFAAIKTYGKRIDNMIIKEPIAMKCAFGENPKRFYGERGEKPTTRMAIASSLRDTLYKAKEYMMKKEAAGDNIYKLPPFNLSYEALIPVLKREIPLKAHAHKASDIFTAIRIAKEFNVKMTLDHSTDARAVIDELAKEKFDMIVGPSLGHRTKVELVNKSFKTAGELNRAGIKISITTDSPVIPLQHLPICAALAVKEGMDKFEAYKAITINPAEILGIDDKVGSIEVGKDADIVIWSGEPLDIMSSVEYTLINGEIVYKK is encoded by the coding sequence ATGATTATTATTAAAGGTGGAAGATACCTTGATGTAAAAAACTCTAAGTTTTTATTAGGAGATATTGCCATTGAAAAGGGCAAAATTAAGGAGATTGGTGAAAATATCAAAGGAGAAAATGGAGATCTTGTAATCGATGCTTCTGGAAAGATAGTTACTCCTGGATTAGTAGAGGCACACTGTCATTTAGGACTACTTGGAGATAGTGTTGGAAAAGAAAATGATGATTTAAATGAAAGATCAGGAGCTATCTGTCCCGAACTACGTGCTATTGATGCAATAGATCCTATGGATAAAGTATTTGAAGAAGCTTATCAAGGTGGAGTAACATCTGTTGCAACAGGACCAGGAAGTGGAAATATTTTAGGTGGACAGTTTGCAGCAATTAAAACTTATGGTAAAAGAATTGATAATATGATAATTAAAGAACCTATTGCTATGAAATGCGCATTTGGAGAAAATCCAAAACGTTTTTACGGAGAGAGAGGAGAAAAACCTACTACAAGAATGGCAATAGCAAGCTCACTTAGAGATACTCTTTACAAAGCTAAAGAATATATGATGAAAAAGGAAGCAGCTGGAGATAATATTTATAAGCTTCCACCATTTAATTTGAGCTATGAGGCTCTTATACCAGTATTAAAAAGAGAAATACCATTAAAGGCACATGCTCATAAAGCAAGTGATATTTTTACTGCAATTCGTATTGCTAAAGAGTTTAATGTTAAAATGACACTTGATCACTCAACAGATGCAAGAGCAGTTATAGATGAGTTAGCTAAGGAAAAATTTGATATGATTGTAGGACCTAGCTTAGGCCACAGAACAAAAGTGGAACTTGTAAATAAATCTTTTAAAACTGCTGGTGAGTTGAACAGGGCAGGAATTAAAATCTCTATTACTACTGATAGTCCTGTAATCCCATTGCAACACCTTCCAATATGTGCAGCACTAGCTGTTAAAGAGGGAATGGATAAGTTTGAAGCATATAAGGCAATTACTATTAATCCTGCTGAAATCCTAGGAATAGATGATAAAGTAGGTTCTATAGAAGTTGGAAAAGATGCAGATATAGTTATCTGGTCAGGTGAACCACTTGATATTATGTCCTCTGTTGAATATACTCTGATTAACGGAGAGATAGTTTATAAAAAATAA
- a CDS encoding HU family DNA-binding protein, with the protein MTKKEFVELFAKNGEMSKKDAEKHINLFLDSVQEALITDGEVGFVGWGKWEVQDKAARKVRNPQTKKMMTIEARKVVKFKPGKLLSEKIK; encoded by the coding sequence ATGACAAAAAAAGAATTTGTTGAGTTGTTTGCAAAGAATGGGGAAATGTCTAAAAAAGATGCTGAAAAACACATCAATTTATTTTTAGATTCTGTTCAAGAGGCATTAATAACTGACGGAGAAGTTGGATTTGTAGGTTGGGGAAAATGGGAAGTACAAGATAAAGCCGCAAGAAAAGTAAGAAACCCTCAAACTAAAAAAATGATGACTATTGAAGCTAGAAAAGTTGTTAAATTCAAACCTGGTAAATTATTATCAGAAAAAATTAAATAG